The proteins below come from a single Bactrocera dorsalis isolate Fly_Bdor chromosome 5, ASM2337382v1, whole genome shotgun sequence genomic window:
- the LOC105229031 gene encoding heat shock protein 27: MAVVPSSTNLNDWDYWDYRRRLWRDLDLVDWDLPYWKRLARFNSSPDLSRVIVGKDGFEANVDVHPFNPYEVQVKTVGDTVVVEAKHDKRRDGDNYVGRHIVKRFVLPRGFYPNDVRSELSSDGILTIKCPPPAQVERSVYVRQVGLPYLSIKN, translated from the coding sequence ATGGCCGTTGTACCGTCGTCTACAAATCTCAACGATTGGGATTATTGGGATTATCGGCGACGCCTTTGGCGTGACTTGGATCTTGTCGACTGGGACCTGCCGTACTGGAAGCGTTTGGCACGCTTCAACTCCTCACCCGATCTGAGTCGTGTGATTGTGGGCAAGGATGGCTTTGAAGCGAATGTCGATGTGCATCCTTTCAATCCTTACGAAGTTCAGGTGAAGACTGTGGGCGACACCGTGGTGGTGGAGGCGAAACACGACAAGCGGCGAGACGGTGACAACTATGTGGGACGACATATAGTGAAACGTTTCGTCCTGCCACGTGGCTTCTATCCGAACGATGTGCGTTCAGAACTCTCCTCGGATGGCATCTTGACCATTAAATGCCCACCGCCAGCGCAGGTCGAACGCAGTGTCTATGTGCGACAGGTGGGCTTGCCGTACTTGAGCATTAAGAACTGA